The DNA window GAAGAAAACCTCACGGACGTCCTCGACGCTGCAGGCGTCGATGTCGAAGAATCCCGCGTCAAGGCGCTCGTCGCCGCACTCGAAGACGTGGACATCGAGGAGGCAGTCGAACAGGCCGCCGCCGTCCCCGCTGGTGGAGCGTCCGCCGCTCCCGCCGGAGGCGACGACGAAGGCGCCGACGAAGCCGAAGAAGAGGAAGCCGCAGAGGAAGAAGAAGAGGACGACGAAGACGAGGACGCCGGTGGCG is part of the Haladaptatus paucihalophilus DX253 genome and encodes:
- the rpl12p gene encoding 50S ribosomal protein P1, translating into MEYVYAALILNESGEEINEENLTDVLDAAGVDVEESRVKALVAALEDVDIEEAVEQAAAVPAGGASAAPAGGDDEGADEAEEEEAAEEEEEDDEDEDAGGEGLGELFG